In Curtobacterium sp. TC1, the following proteins share a genomic window:
- a CDS encoding TetR/AcrR family transcriptional regulator, producing the protein MAKTSRDAKRAQTAERIRAAARQQFGANGYEGTTIRSIAAAAGIDPSLVMQHFGSKAALFATAVQLPAVSDSGSERAAADHLLDVLGIRFDALPAETAALVRSMLTVPEATDTMRGYLDERVENLARSLDGDDARLRALMTVSGILGITITQHFLRLSAFEGASRDDLLRAARGWVESLTTEAGPPSPETDAC; encoded by the coding sequence ATGGCCAAGACCTCACGCGACGCGAAACGCGCGCAGACCGCGGAGCGCATCCGCGCGGCTGCTCGGCAGCAGTTCGGTGCGAACGGGTACGAGGGCACGACGATCCGGAGCATCGCCGCAGCAGCGGGCATCGATCCGTCGCTCGTGATGCAGCACTTCGGGTCGAAGGCAGCGCTGTTCGCGACCGCCGTGCAGCTGCCAGCCGTGTCGGACAGCGGGAGTGAGCGCGCGGCTGCCGACCACCTGCTCGACGTCCTGGGGATCCGGTTCGACGCCCTCCCCGCCGAGACGGCCGCCCTCGTCCGGTCGATGCTGACGGTGCCCGAGGCCACGGACACGATGCGCGGCTACCTCGACGAACGGGTCGAGAACCTGGCGCGGTCACTCGACGGCGACGACGCGCGGCTGCGGGCCTTGATGACCGTGAGCGGGATCCTCGGCATCACGATCACGCAGCACTTCCTGCGTCTCAGCGCGTTCGAGGGCGCGTCCCGCGACGACCTCCTCCGCGCGGCGCGGGGCTGGGTGGAGTCGCTCACGACGGAGGCCGGACCACCGAGCCCCGAGACAGATGCGTGCTGA